The genome window AGGTGACGGCGAGGCCGGCGCCGGGCGCGGCGGTGGGGGTGGGCGTCGGAGCCGGCGTCGGAGTGGGTGCCGGGCTCGGGGTCGCCGTGGCCGTGGGGGCCGGAGTCGGAGTCGGCGTCGTGGCTCCGCCACCGGTCGGGCCTCCGTTCACCGCGCACGGCACACTCACTCCGGCCGGGAGCCCGACGATCGTGCACGAGGCGGGCACGATCGCGGCGTTGCCCGCGCGGGTGGCGGTCAGTCCGAACGCGGCGGACGCGCCCGGGGCGAGGGCGGTCGCCCACGACGGCGCGCCGACGGTAAGGGTCCCCGCGGGGGAGGCGACGGCGACGGCCGACCAGATGCTCACGAGCGCGTGCGGGAAGTCGAACCGCACCTGCCACGGCTTCAGGGTCGTGCCGGTCCCGTTCGCGACCGTGACCGCCGACTGGAAGCCGGTGGTCCAGGAGTTCGCGGTGGTCCAGGTGACGTCCACCCGCGGCGTCGCGGCGGCCAGCGCACCGGAGGTCGCGATCGCGCCCGTCCCGAGGAGGCCGGCGACGGCGAGTGCGGCGACGACGGCCTGCCGCCGGTGCGCGGTGCGGCGGCCGGGACGGAACGGACCGAGCAGCCGGCGCAGCGCCGCCCGGACTCGGTGACCGGTCGCCCGGTGGCGTGCGGGACGGGACGCTGACTCGGGCATGGCACTCCTGACGACTTACGACGGAACAGCGAAGGGAGGTACGTGAGTCACTATCGGCCACCGCGCCGGATCGGTCAGCGATCCGCGGGGGAGTGTCGTGGGGAGTCGTCGCGCCGGCCGGGCCGGGCTACCGACCCGTCAGGAATTCACCCGGATGATCTCCTCCTGGTACGGCGCGACGACGTCGCCGGAGATCCGCAGGTCGAGCAGCAGGAACGGGCGCTCGGCCGCCGGGCGCGCGGCCCAGCGGGCCAGCGCGTCCAGGTCGTCCGGAGTCCTCACCACGACGCCCTCCGCGCCGACCGCGGCGCCGAGGCCCGCGAAGTCGACCTCCGGGATGCGCATCGGGCCCGGGGCGAGACCCTTCAGGCCGTAGAGGTTGACCTCGGCGCCGTAGGCGGCGTCGTTCCACACCACGCACACGCCGCGGCCGCCGGCGACCCGCACAGCGGACTCCAGGTCGGCCAACGCCATCAGGCCGCCTCCATCGCCGGTCGTGAGCACGACCGTGGACTCCGGGTGCGCGAGCGTGGCGCCGGCGACGCTCGGGAAGCCGAGACCGATCGACTGGTAGGCGGTGCCGACCATGATCATCCGGTCCGGGGAGGCGACCGGCCAGTACATGTTCGCCCAGCCGATGAAGTGGCCGCCGTCGGAGACGACGACGCGGTCCTCCGGCAGCAGCTCCGCGATGCGGGCGGCCGCGGTGCGCGGGTCGAGACGGCCGTCGGCGGCCAGGCCGTCGCCGTGGGTCCGGGAGCGGAGGGCGGCCAGGTCGACGGACTCCCGCCAGCCGGAGGGCGCGGCCCCGAGCGCGCGGAGCTCCTCGACCAGGGCCTCGGTGACCAGGCGGGCGTCGCCGCGCAGGTACGCGCCGACGTTCGGGTGCGTCGCGGCGGGCGCGACATCCACCTGGATGACGCGCGTGCCGGGGGCGAAGAGCTCGCCGAACCGCATCGTGAACTGGTTGAGCGAGGCGCCGAAGACCACGGCGACGTCGGCCGAGCGGACGGCGTCCATCGCGCCCTCGGCTCCGAAGCCGCCGGTGACGCCGAGGTCGTAGCGGCCGTCGGGGAACACTCCGCGGCCGAGCGCGGTGCCCGCGGTGAGCGCGCCGGTCGCGTCGGCGAGGGCCCCGAGCGCGGGGCCGGCCCCGGCGATCCAGGCGCCGCGGCCCGCCAGCAGGAACGGGCGCTCGGCGCCCGCGAGCGCGGCGGCGGCGTCGGCGATCGCGCCGCGTGCGAACGGCCCGGCCGGCGCAAGCGGGGCGGGCAGCGCGAGCGCGGGCGCCTCCGGCACAGGCCCGGCC of Leifsonia shinshuensis contains these proteins:
- a CDS encoding thiamine pyrophosphate-binding protein — its product is MPSVSAHVATTLARHVDQVFGVMGNGNAHFLDALEREGRVPYTAMRHEAGAVVAADAYHRASGRLAAATATYGAGFTNTLTALAEARQAHIPLVLVVGDEPTSGPRPWGVDQIALASAVGARTYTVGRTDAAATTAIAVEHALTYRVPTVLAIPYDVATREAGPVPEAPALALPAPLAPAGPFARGAIADAAAALAGAERPFLLAGRGAWIAGAGPALGALADATGALTAGTALGRGVFPDGRYDLGVTGGFGAEGAMDAVRSADVAVVFGASLNQFTMRFGELFAPGTRVIQVDVAPAATHPNVGAYLRGDARLVTEALVEELRALGAAPSGWRESVDLAALRSRTHGDGLAADGRLDPRTAAARIAELLPEDRVVVSDGGHFIGWANMYWPVASPDRMIMVGTAYQSIGLGFPSVAGATLAHPESTVVLTTGDGGGLMALADLESAVRVAGGRGVCVVWNDAAYGAEVNLYGLKGLAPGPMRIPEVDFAGLGAAVGAEGVVVRTPDDLDALARWAARPAAERPFLLLDLRISGDVVAPYQEEIIRVNS